Proteins encoded by one window of Serratia nevei:
- the nagC gene encoding DNA-binding transcriptional regulator NagC, with the protein MSTGGQAQIGNVDLVKQLNGAAVYRLIDQQGPISRIQIAELSQLAPASVTKITRQLLERGLIKEVDQQASTGGRRAISIVSETRHFHTVAVRLGRHDATITLYDMSGKSLSEEHYPLPERTQETLENALFAAIAQFIEANQRRLRELIAIAVILPGLVDPALGVVRYMPHISVSNWALVDNLQQRFNVTSFVGHDIRSLALAEHYFGATRDCEDSILVRLHRGTGAGIIVNGQIFLGNNGNVGEIGHIQIDPLGERCHCGNFGCLETVAANAAIEQRVRQLLSQGYPSKLTLEDCGINAICKAANRGDLLASEVIEHVGRYLGKAVAIAINLFNPQKVVIAGEITEADKVLLPAIQSCINTQVLKDFRKNLPVVTSELNHRSAIGAFALAKRAMLNGVLLQRLLES; encoded by the coding sequence ATGAGCACTGGCGGACAAGCACAAATAGGGAACGTTGACTTAGTCAAACAGCTTAACGGCGCGGCAGTTTACCGCCTGATCGACCAGCAGGGCCCGATCTCGCGCATTCAAATTGCCGAACTCAGCCAGCTTGCTCCCGCCAGCGTCACCAAAATTACTCGCCAGCTGCTGGAGCGCGGGCTGATCAAAGAAGTCGATCAGCAAGCCTCCACCGGCGGTCGCCGCGCGATCTCCATCGTGTCGGAAACCCGTCATTTCCATACCGTCGCGGTACGTCTCGGCCGCCACGACGCCACCATCACCCTGTATGACATGAGCGGTAAATCGCTCAGCGAAGAACACTATCCGCTGCCGGAACGCACCCAGGAAACGCTGGAAAATGCGCTGTTCGCCGCCATCGCCCAATTCATCGAAGCAAACCAGCGCCGCCTGCGCGAGCTGATCGCCATCGCGGTGATCCTGCCCGGCCTGGTGGATCCGGCGCTGGGCGTGGTGCGCTACATGCCGCACATCAGCGTCAGCAACTGGGCGCTGGTCGACAACCTGCAGCAGCGCTTCAACGTCACCAGCTTCGTCGGCCACGACATCCGCAGCCTGGCGCTGGCGGAGCACTACTTCGGCGCTACCCGCGACTGCGAAGACTCTATTCTGGTGCGCCTGCACCGCGGCACCGGCGCCGGCATCATCGTCAACGGGCAGATTTTTCTCGGCAATAACGGCAACGTCGGCGAAATCGGCCATATCCAGATCGATCCGCTGGGTGAACGCTGCCACTGCGGCAACTTCGGCTGCCTGGAAACCGTAGCCGCCAACGCGGCGATCGAACAGCGCGTGCGCCAGCTGCTGAGCCAGGGCTACCCGAGCAAACTGACGCTGGAAGACTGCGGCATCAACGCCATCTGCAAGGCCGCCAACCGCGGCGATCTGCTGGCCAGCGAAGTGATCGAACACGTCGGTCGCTATCTGGGCAAGGCGGTGGCCATCGCCATCAACCTGTTCAACCCGCAGAAGGTGGTGATCGCCGGTGAGATCACCGAAGCGGACAAGGTGCTGCTGCCGGCGATCCAGAGCTGCATCAATACCCAGGTGCTGAAGGACTTCCGCAAAAATCTGCCGGTGGTGACCTCCGAACTCAATCATCGCTCGGCGATCGGCGCTTTCGCCCTGGCCAAACGCGCGATGCTCAACGGCGTGCTCTTGCAGCGATTGCTGGAAAGCTGA
- the nagB gene encoding glucosamine-6-phosphate deaminase, producing the protein MRLIPLKDTAQVGKWAARHIVQRINAFKPTAERPFVLGLPTGGTPLEAYKHLIAMHKAGEVSFKHVVTFNMDEYVGLPQEHPESYHTFMYRNFFDHVDIPRENINLLNGNAADVDAECRQYEEKIKSYGKINLFMGGVGIDGHIAFNEPASSLASRTRIKTLTEDTRIANSRFFGGDVSLVPKYALTVGVGTLLDAEEVMILVTGHAKAQALEAAVEGNINHMWTISCLQLHAKAVVVCDEPATMELKVKTVKYFRELEAESVKSL; encoded by the coding sequence ATGAGACTTATCCCACTGAAAGATACCGCACAAGTCGGCAAATGGGCCGCGCGTCATATCGTTCAACGCATCAACGCATTCAAGCCAACCGCAGAGCGCCCGTTTGTCCTCGGCCTGCCCACCGGCGGCACGCCGCTGGAAGCCTACAAACATCTGATTGCGATGCACAAAGCAGGTGAAGTAAGCTTTAAGCATGTTGTGACTTTCAACATGGACGAGTACGTTGGCCTGCCGCAGGAACACCCGGAAAGCTACCACACCTTCATGTACCGCAACTTCTTTGACCACGTTGATATCCCTCGCGAAAATATCAACCTGCTGAACGGCAACGCCGCGGATGTCGACGCCGAGTGCCGCCAGTACGAAGAGAAGATCAAGTCTTACGGCAAAATTAACCTGTTCATGGGCGGCGTGGGCATCGACGGCCATATCGCGTTCAACGAGCCGGCTTCGTCCCTGGCTTCACGCACCCGCATCAAAACGCTGACCGAAGACACCCGCATCGCCAACTCGCGCTTCTTCGGCGGCGACGTCAGCCTGGTGCCGAAATATGCGCTGACCGTCGGCGTGGGCACGCTGCTGGACGCGGAAGAAGTGATGATCCTGGTGACCGGCCACGCCAAGGCGCAGGCGCTGGAAGCCGCGGTGGAAGGCAACATCAACCACATGTGGACCATCAGCTGCCTGCAGCTGCACGCCAAAGCGGTGGTGGTGTGCGACGAGCCGGCCACCATGGAGCTGAAAGTCAAAACCGTTAAATATTTCCGCGAGTTAGAAGCGGAAAGCGTGAAAAGTCTTTAA
- the glnS gene encoding glutamine--tRNA ligase — translation MSEAEARPTNFIRQIVDEDLASGKHTSVHTRFPPEPNGYLHIGHAKSICLNFGIAKDYQGQCNLRFDDTNPVKEDIEFVESIKHDVEWLGFEWSGNVRYSSDYFDQLHQYAVELITKGLAYVDELSPEQIREYRGTLTAPGKDSPYRGRSVEENLALFEKMRNGEFAEGAACLRAKIDMASPFIVMRDPVLYRIKFAEHHQTGNKWCIYPMYDFTHCISDALEGITHSLCTLEFQDNRRLYDWVLDNITIPCHPRQYEFSRLNLEYAIMSKRKLHQLVAEKIVEGWDDPRMPTVSGLRRRGYTAASIREFCLRIGVTKQDNNVEMVALESCIRDDLNENAPRAMAVLDPVKIVIENMGDAVEMVTMPNHPNKPEMGSRDVPFSREIYIDRADFREEANKQYKRLVLGKEVRLRNAYVIKAERVEKDEAGEITTLFCSYDAETLSKDPADGRKVKGVIHWVSAAHALPAEIRLYDRLFSVPNPGAAEDFLSTINPESLVIKHGFVEPSLAAAQPEKAYQFEREGYFCADNRHSSAEHLVFNRTVGLRDTWAKIEG, via the coding sequence ATGAGTGAGGCTGAAGCCCGCCCAACCAATTTTATCCGTCAGATCGTCGATGAAGATCTGGCGTCGGGGAAACACACGTCGGTACATACCCGCTTCCCGCCGGAGCCTAACGGCTATCTGCATATCGGCCACGCCAAGTCCATCTGCCTGAACTTCGGCATCGCCAAGGACTATCAGGGCCAGTGCAACCTGCGTTTCGATGACACCAACCCGGTGAAAGAAGACATCGAGTTCGTGGAGTCAATCAAGCACGACGTGGAGTGGCTGGGCTTTGAGTGGAGCGGCAACGTTCGTTACTCCTCAGACTATTTCGATCAGCTGCACCAGTATGCGGTTGAGCTGATCACCAAGGGCCTGGCCTACGTCGATGAGCTGTCGCCGGAGCAGATCCGTGAATATCGCGGCACCCTGACCGCGCCGGGCAAAGACAGCCCGTACCGCGGCCGCAGCGTGGAAGAGAACCTGGCGCTGTTCGAGAAGATGCGCAACGGCGAGTTCGCCGAAGGCGCCGCCTGCCTGCGCGCCAAGATCGATATGGCTTCGCCGTTTATCGTGATGCGCGATCCGGTGCTGTACCGCATCAAGTTCGCCGAACACCACCAGACCGGCAATAAATGGTGCATCTATCCGATGTACGATTTCACCCACTGCATTTCCGATGCGCTGGAAGGGATCACCCATTCGCTGTGCACCCTGGAATTCCAGGATAACCGCCGTCTGTATGACTGGGTGCTGGATAACATCACCATTCCTTGCCACCCGCGTCAGTACGAGTTTTCGCGTCTCAACCTCGAATACGCCATCATGTCGAAGCGCAAGCTGCACCAGCTGGTGGCCGAGAAGATCGTCGAAGGCTGGGACGATCCGCGTATGCCGACCGTCTCCGGTCTGCGCCGTCGCGGTTATACCGCCGCCTCGATTCGTGAGTTCTGCCTGCGCATCGGCGTGACCAAGCAAGACAACAACGTCGAGATGGTGGCGCTGGAATCCTGCATCCGCGACGATCTGAACGAGAACGCCCCGCGCGCCATGGCGGTGCTGGATCCGGTGAAAATCGTCATCGAGAACATGGGCGATGCGGTGGAAATGGTCACCATGCCTAACCACCCGAACAAACCGGAAATGGGCAGCCGAGATGTGCCGTTCAGCCGCGAGATCTATATCGATCGCGCCGACTTCCGCGAAGAAGCCAACAAGCAGTACAAGCGTCTGGTGCTGGGCAAGGAAGTGCGTCTGCGCAATGCGTACGTGATCAAGGCCGAGCGCGTCGAGAAGGACGAAGCGGGCGAGATCACCACCCTCTTCTGCAGCTACGATGCGGAAACGCTGAGCAAAGATCCTGCCGACGGCCGCAAGGTGAAGGGCGTGATCCACTGGGTGTCAGCGGCGCACGCGCTGCCGGCGGAAATTCGCCTGTACGATCGCCTGTTCAGCGTGCCTAATCCGGGCGCGGCGGAGGATTTCCTCTCCACCATCAACCCGGAATCGCTGGTCATCAAGCACGGCTTCGTCGAGCCGAGCCTGGCAGCTGCACAGCCGGAGAAAGCCTATCAGTTCGAGCGTGAAGGTTACTTCTGCGCCGACAACCGTCACTCGTCGGCCGAGCATCTGGTGTTTAACCGCACCGTCGGCCTGCGTGACACCTGGGCGAAAATCGAAGGCTAA
- the chiP gene encoding chitoporin ChiP: protein MGTHGAQRKTLALAVAGALLGTGFAMAPEAKAAGFIDDSTLTGGIYYWQRERDRKDLNPDSKDYNQYTTNLSHSTANLSLDFASGYAWDMFGLDVGAFTAIELAESSASGHPNEIAFSSKNRTYDEDYSGDKGGVSLYKAAAKFKYGPVWARAGYIQPSGQTLLAPHWSFMPGTYQGAEAGAKFDYGDAGALSFSYMWTDKYKAPWHIEMDDFRQNDKKTRVSYLHSLGAKYDFKNDLVLEAAFGQAQGYVNQYFTKASYKFDVLGNPLTTSYQFYGAEDRISDKNDPNSIYDGLAWLQALTFGYTTGQFNWRLEGTMVKAEGNQGFFLQRMTPTYASSNGRLDVWWDNRSDFNANGEKAVYAGVMYDLSNWNLPGMAVGGSYVYAWDAKPSTNPIYDQSQRLKESAWSLDAMYTIQEGRAKGTLIKLHYTQYDNHTNIPSWGGGYGNIFQDEKDVKFMVIAPFTIF from the coding sequence ATGGGTACGCACGGTGCTCAGCGTAAAACGCTGGCGCTCGCAGTCGCGGGCGCGCTGTTGGGAACAGGGTTTGCCATGGCGCCTGAGGCGAAAGCCGCAGGGTTTATCGATGATTCCACGCTGACCGGCGGCATTTATTACTGGCAACGTGAGCGCGACCGTAAAGATCTTAATCCGGACAGCAAGGATTACAACCAATACACCACCAACCTGTCGCACTCCACCGCCAACCTGAGCCTGGATTTCGCTTCGGGCTACGCCTGGGACATGTTCGGTCTGGACGTCGGTGCCTTTACCGCCATCGAGCTGGCGGAATCCAGCGCCAGCGGCCACCCGAACGAGATCGCGTTCTCCTCGAAAAACCGTACCTACGACGAAGACTATTCCGGTGACAAAGGCGGCGTCAGCCTGTACAAAGCCGCCGCCAAATTCAAATACGGCCCGGTCTGGGCGCGCGCCGGCTATATTCAGCCGAGCGGCCAAACCCTGCTGGCGCCGCACTGGAGCTTTATGCCGGGCACCTATCAGGGGGCCGAAGCCGGCGCCAAGTTCGACTACGGCGACGCCGGTGCGTTGAGCTTCTCCTACATGTGGACCGATAAATACAAGGCGCCGTGGCATATCGAGATGGACGACTTCCGCCAGAACGATAAGAAAACGCGCGTCTCCTACCTGCACTCGCTGGGCGCCAAGTACGATTTCAAAAACGATCTGGTGCTGGAAGCCGCCTTCGGCCAGGCGCAGGGTTATGTGAATCAATACTTCACCAAGGCGTCTTACAAATTCGATGTGCTCGGCAACCCGCTGACCACCAGTTACCAGTTCTACGGTGCGGAAGACCGCATCAGCGACAAGAACGATCCGAACAGCATCTACGACGGCCTGGCCTGGCTGCAGGCGCTGACCTTCGGTTACACCACCGGGCAGTTCAACTGGCGTCTGGAAGGCACCATGGTCAAGGCGGAAGGCAACCAGGGCTTCTTCCTGCAGCGCATGACCCCGACCTACGCCTCGTCCAACGGTCGTCTGGACGTGTGGTGGGATAACCGCTCCGACTTTAACGCCAACGGTGAGAAAGCGGTGTACGCCGGCGTGATGTATGACCTCAGCAACTGGAACCTGCCGGGCATGGCGGTCGGCGGCTCCTACGTTTACGCCTGGGACGCCAAGCCGAGCACCAACCCGATCTACGATCAGAGCCAGCGCCTGAAGGAAAGCGCCTGGAGCCTGGACGCGATGTACACCATCCAGGAAGGGCGCGCCAAGGGCACCCTGATCAAGCTGCACTACACCCAGTATGACAACCACACCAACATCCCGAGCTGGGGCGGCGGTTACGGCAACATCTTCCAGGACGAGAAAGACGTCAAGTTCATGGTCATCGCGCCATTCACCATCTTCTGA
- the nagA gene encoding N-acetylglucosamine-6-phosphate deacetylase codes for MFALTHGRIYTGHDVLDDHAVIIADGLIERVCPAAELPAGIETRDLGGAILAPGLIDVQLNGCGGVQFNDSLEAISEETLEIMQRANEKSGCTSYLPTLITSSDEFMKHSVDVMRAYLKKHQNQALGLHLEGPYLSPVKKGTHNPAFIRKPTQDMIDYLCANADVITKVTLAPEMVEPHVIEQLTKAGIVVSAGHSNATYDQARTGFAAGISFATHLYNAMPYITGREPGLMGAIFDTPEVYTGIIADGHHVAWASIRNAKRLKGDKLVLVTDATAPAGADIDQFIFAGKTIYYRDGLCVDENGTLSGSALTMIEAVQNSVEHIGIALDEALRMATLYPARAIGVEQRLGTIEAGKVANLTAFTRDFKITKTLVNGNEV; via the coding sequence ATGTTCGCTTTAACCCACGGCCGAATCTATACCGGCCACGACGTACTTGATGACCATGCAGTCATTATCGCTGATGGGCTGATCGAGAGAGTCTGCCCGGCGGCTGAATTGCCCGCCGGCATCGAAACGCGCGACCTGGGTGGCGCCATCCTGGCCCCCGGGCTGATCGACGTGCAGCTGAACGGCTGCGGCGGCGTCCAGTTCAACGATTCGCTGGAAGCGATTTCGGAAGAAACGCTGGAGATTATGCAGCGCGCCAACGAGAAATCCGGCTGCACCAGCTATCTGCCGACGCTGATCACCAGCAGCGACGAATTCATGAAGCACAGCGTCGACGTGATGCGCGCTTATCTGAAAAAGCACCAAAACCAGGCGCTGGGCCTGCACCTGGAAGGGCCGTACCTCAGCCCGGTGAAAAAAGGCACCCATAACCCGGCGTTCATTCGCAAGCCAACTCAGGACATGATCGATTACCTGTGCGCCAACGCCGACGTGATCACCAAGGTGACGCTGGCGCCGGAAATGGTTGAGCCGCACGTTATCGAGCAGCTGACCAAGGCCGGCATCGTGGTCTCCGCCGGCCACTCGAACGCCACCTACGATCAGGCGCGCACCGGCTTCGCCGCCGGCATCAGCTTCGCCACCCACCTGTACAACGCCATGCCGTATATCACCGGCCGCGAACCTGGGCTGATGGGGGCGATCTTCGATACGCCGGAGGTCTATACCGGCATCATCGCCGACGGCCATCACGTGGCCTGGGCGAGTATCCGTAACGCCAAACGCCTGAAAGGTGATAAATTGGTATTGGTCACCGACGCGACCGCACCGGCAGGTGCAGATATTGACCAATTTATTTTCGCCGGTAAAACAATATACTATCGGGATGGGCTGTGCGTGGATGAGAACGGTACCCTGAGCGGTTCCGCACTGACCATGATCGAAGCGGTGCAAAACAGCGTCGAGCATATCGGCATCGCGCTGGACGAAGCGCTGCGCATGGCAACGCTGTATCCGGCGCGCGCCATCGGCGTCGAGCAGCGTCTGGGCACCATCGAAGCCGGCAAGGTGGCTAACCTGACCGCCTTCACCCGTGATTTCAAGATCACCAAAACGCTCGTTAACGGTAACGAGGTTTAA
- the nagE gene encoding N-acetylglucosamine-specific PTS transporter subunit IIBC encodes MNILSYLQKVGRALMVPVATLPAAAILMGVGYWIDPVGWGGDNALAALFIKSGSAIIDHMAVLFAIGVAYGMSKDKDGSAALTGFVGFLVLTTLCSPAAVSMIQKIPLDQVPAAFGKIENQFVGILVGIISAEVYNRFSGVELPKALSFFSGRRLVPILISFLMILVAYILMYVWPVVFGALVSFGEHIQKLGSVGAGIYAFFNRLLIPVGLHHALNSVFWFDVAGINDIPNFLGGQQSIEAGKAVVGITGRYQAGFFPIMMFGLPGAALAIYHCARPENKAKVLGIMMAGAFAAFFTGITEPLEFSFMFVAPVLYVLHAILTGISVFIAASMHWIAGFGFSAGLVDMVLSSRNPLATHWYMLIPQGLVFFVIYYVVFRFTINKFNLMTPGRELAVAGDETDGYDVNVNSNAGKDENETTTLARRYVGAIGGSDNLTGIDACITRLRLNVKDSALVNDALAKRLGASGVIRLNKQSVQVIVGTRAELIASAMRNVIAAGPVAAAAAPAAAPAAEAKPQAVPNAPKVAFETLVAPVTGEVVALDQVPDEAFASKAVGDGLAIRPTDNIVVAPADGTVVKIFNTNHAFCLETDKGAEIVVHMGIDTVALEGQGFKRLVEEGAEVKAGQPILELDLDYLNANARSMISPVVVSNSDDYAGLAALASGSVVAGQTKLYEIQK; translated from the coding sequence GTGAACATTCTTAGTTATTTGCAAAAGGTGGGACGGGCGCTGATGGTGCCGGTCGCCACGCTGCCTGCCGCCGCCATCTTGATGGGCGTCGGGTACTGGATTGACCCTGTTGGTTGGGGCGGCGACAACGCGCTTGCCGCATTATTTATCAAATCCGGTTCAGCCATTATCGATCATATGGCCGTGCTGTTCGCCATCGGTGTGGCCTACGGCATGTCCAAAGACAAGGACGGCTCTGCCGCACTGACCGGCTTCGTCGGTTTCCTGGTGCTGACCACCCTCTGTTCACCGGCCGCCGTGTCGATGATTCAGAAGATCCCCCTCGACCAGGTGCCTGCCGCGTTCGGCAAAATTGAAAACCAGTTCGTCGGTATTCTGGTGGGTATCATCTCCGCCGAAGTGTACAACCGCTTCAGCGGCGTCGAGCTGCCTAAGGCGCTGTCGTTCTTCAGCGGCCGCCGTCTGGTGCCGATCCTCATTTCCTTCCTGATGATCCTGGTCGCTTACATCCTGATGTATGTCTGGCCAGTGGTGTTCGGCGCTCTGGTGAGCTTCGGCGAACACATCCAGAAATTGGGCTCCGTCGGCGCGGGCATCTATGCCTTCTTCAACCGTCTGCTGATCCCGGTCGGCCTGCACCACGCGCTGAACTCGGTGTTCTGGTTCGACGTGGCCGGCATCAACGATATCCCTAACTTCCTTGGCGGCCAGCAGTCGATCGAAGCCGGTAAAGCGGTCGTCGGCATCACCGGCCGTTATCAGGCGGGCTTCTTCCCGATCATGATGTTTGGTCTGCCGGGCGCAGCGCTGGCTATCTATCACTGCGCGCGCCCTGAGAATAAGGCGAAAGTGCTGGGGATCATGATGGCGGGGGCATTCGCTGCCTTCTTTACCGGCATCACCGAACCGCTGGAATTCTCCTTCATGTTTGTGGCGCCGGTGCTGTATGTGCTTCACGCGATCTTGACCGGGATTTCCGTCTTCATCGCCGCCAGCATGCACTGGATTGCCGGTTTCGGCTTCAGCGCCGGTTTGGTGGATATGGTGCTGTCGTCGCGCAACCCGTTGGCGACCCACTGGTACATGCTGATCCCGCAAGGTCTGGTGTTCTTCGTTATCTACTATGTGGTGTTCCGCTTCACCATCAACAAGTTCAACCTGATGACCCCGGGCCGCGAGCTGGCGGTTGCCGGTGACGAAACCGACGGTTATGACGTCAACGTCAACAGCAACGCCGGTAAAGACGAGAACGAAACTACCACGCTGGCCCGTCGCTACGTCGGCGCGATCGGTGGTTCCGACAACCTGACCGGCATCGATGCCTGCATCACTCGCCTGCGTTTGAACGTGAAAGACTCCGCGCTGGTGAACGACGCATTGGCGAAACGCCTCGGCGCATCCGGTGTTATCCGTCTGAACAAGCAGAGCGTGCAAGTGATCGTCGGCACCCGTGCTGAACTTATCGCCAGCGCAATGCGCAACGTGATTGCAGCCGGCCCGGTAGCGGCAGCGGCGGCCCCGGCGGCGGCTCCTGCTGCGGAAGCCAAACCGCAGGCGGTACCGAACGCACCGAAAGTCGCGTTTGAAACGCTGGTGGCGCCGGTGACCGGTGAAGTCGTGGCGCTCGATCAGGTGCCGGACGAAGCTTTCGCCAGCAAGGCGGTAGGTGACGGCCTGGCGATTCGCCCGACCGACAACATCGTCGTGGCGCCGGCGGACGGCACCGTGGTGAAAATCTTCAATACCAACCACGCGTTCTGCCTGGAAACCGACAAGGGCGCCGAGATCGTGGTGCACATGGGGATCGACACCGTCGCGCTGGAAGGCCAGGGCTTCAAACGCCTGGTGGAAGAGGGCGCGGAAGTGAAAGCCGGTCAACCGATTCTGGAACTGGATCTGGATTATCTGAACGCCAACGCGCGTTCGATGATAAGCCCGGTGGTGGTCAGCAACTCTGACGACTACGCCGGCCTGGCGGCGCTGGCCAGCGGCTCTGTCGTCGCCGGTCAGACCAAGCTGTACGAGATCCAAAAGTAA
- the chiQ gene encoding ChiQ/YbfN family lipoprotein, with protein MKKIMLMLAAAAALSACAQPAAPPEDAKLKQAYSACINTAEGSPERLQPCKAVLNVLKQEKQHQQFAAQETVRVMDYQNCIMAVHSGNGQAYDAKCGKLWQEIRDNNN; from the coding sequence ATGAAAAAAATCATGCTGATGTTGGCGGCCGCCGCGGCCTTGAGCGCCTGTGCGCAACCCGCCGCACCGCCGGAAGATGCCAAATTGAAGCAGGCTTACAGCGCCTGCATCAACACCGCCGAAGGTTCGCCGGAGCGTCTGCAACCCTGTAAGGCGGTGCTGAACGTGCTGAAACAAGAGAAGCAGCACCAGCAGTTCGCCGCGCAGGAAACGGTGCGGGTGATGGATTATCAGAACTGCATTATGGCGGTGCACAGCGGTAACGGTCAGGCTTACGACGCCAAGTGCGGCAAGCTGTGGCAAGAAATTCGCGATAACAATAATTAA
- a CDS encoding HAD-IIA family hydrolase, with product MKIKNVICDIDGVLLHDNTPVPGADLFLARIQEQGMPLVVLTNYPSQTAQDLANRFAAAGLEVPESAFYTSAMATADFLRRQEGKKAYVVGEGALIHELYKAGFTITDINPDFVIVGETRSYNWDMMHKAAYFVSNGARFIATNPDSHGHGFSPACGALCAPIEKITGRKPFYVGKPSPWIIRAALNKMQAHSEETVIVGDNLRTDILAGFQAGLETVLVLSGVSTLSDIETMPFRPSYVYPSVADITIF from the coding sequence ATGAAAATCAAAAACGTTATATGCGATATCGACGGCGTGCTGCTGCATGACAATACGCCGGTGCCCGGCGCCGATCTGTTCCTGGCGCGCATCCAGGAACAAGGCATGCCGCTGGTGGTGCTGACCAACTACCCGTCACAGACCGCGCAGGATCTGGCGAACCGCTTCGCCGCCGCCGGGCTGGAAGTGCCGGAGAGCGCGTTCTATACCTCGGCGATGGCCACCGCCGATTTCCTGCGCCGCCAGGAAGGCAAAAAAGCCTACGTGGTCGGCGAAGGCGCTCTGATCCATGAGCTGTACAAAGCCGGTTTCACCATCACCGACATCAACCCGGATTTCGTGATCGTCGGTGAAACCCGCTCTTACAACTGGGACATGATGCACAAGGCCGCCTACTTCGTCAGTAACGGCGCACGCTTTATCGCCACCAACCCGGATAGCCACGGCCACGGCTTCTCGCCGGCCTGCGGCGCGCTGTGCGCCCCCATCGAGAAGATCACCGGCCGCAAGCCGTTTTACGTCGGCAAGCCCAGCCCGTGGATCATTCGCGCCGCATTGAACAAAATGCAGGCGCACTCGGAAGAGACGGTGATCGTCGGCGACAACCTGCGCACCGACATTCTGGCGGGCTTCCAGGCCGGTCTGGAAACCGTGCTGGTGCTGTCCGGCGTCTCCACGCTGAGCGACATTGAAACCATGCCGTTCCGCCCGAGCTACGTCTACCCTTCCGTTGCCGATA